The proteins below are encoded in one region of Coffea arabica cultivar ET-39 chromosome 4c, Coffea Arabica ET-39 HiFi, whole genome shotgun sequence:
- the LOC140004815 gene encoding uncharacterized protein: MAGQAALQPPAGGQSLPSPTFQKKSFSELFGNAAAQPILTINAVSSTHRGEPAILFSQTDLTTLAAPYKFALVGKFSKGRPSMEDLRKFFFSLDLKETAKVGLLDSRHVVINLGNEVDFHRIWARGIWYVYGAPMRVLKWSPAFHVDKEPSVVPVWFKLPKLPLHYFNKECLFQIAGILGNPLFVDSATMVASRPSVARVCVEVDLLKPLTPRVWIGNGDHESFWQALIPESLPKYCSHCFKQGHILEDCHMLYPDLKIQRPLATKKQDGHARFQTISSPALATIGKQDDHSGNSKQDDQSGKEVHPIIVPATTEEDVGVVDKEGPSKNTNPLVEEANICTGIFTEPADTLAVVSQHDLDGLEDTITVAPTGDGLELMDGKENQQASSSEQNALVIDISHCGVLEDLQAKQSSAVADIFNLDPIIQQVSEKLQHEEGLQVVTHGKPKGVRAKFSSDRSLRSKAKCTALQRVELWNSLLADKPTQSAWLLVGDFNVIVSEEEKRGGVPFTPEEGWELLNFMSQAGIFDVGYSGSIFTWCNNRYGRARIWKRLDRLLMNQVSSNLGLGFDVQHLCRDPSDHAPLLLSAHTKLDNKPKPFRFLNFWTSKPELLDVVRCNWIGNFSGPPLKVLAAKLRNVKMALRMWSREVFGDIFEAVKVAEQRALNAEVSYDADPSQPNLVVLHEAQAQLRRSHATENMFWQQKSRIKWLKDGDRNSKYFHSVVVERQSRSLIHRIKSSDGKWLDSTSDIEGEAESFFKRLFTDESYAQSFETLEVIPRLISSLDNVMLEKIPSKEEVKLVVFSMDGDSAAGPDGFSGKFFTFAWDIVAEDVYAAVISFFCGEVLPRSISSTSIVLIPKSQSPQDFTQFRPISLCNFINKVISKILSDRLSRLLPKIISPQQSGFVREWHISDNFLLAQELISGIRQPNQGGNVVLKLDMAKAYDRVSWIFLLQVLRRFGFSERWIDMIWRLISNVWFSVLINGSPCGFFQSTRGLRQGDPISPALFIIGAEVLSRSLNSLVGQRGFLPFKVPTSCPIVTHLAYADDVIIFCSGVKRTLKKVMSVLENYCCVSGQQLNSQKSCFVDHEALTLPRKRVISHISGFQAKSLPLRYLGCTLYSGRRKSSYFSDICTSVAKRILSWKEKLLSSGGRLVLLKNVLSSLPIHVLAATTPPKGVLRTLEKAFANFLWGTTDKGSRYHWIAWDSLCKPYAEGGVGVRALTDVFNAFSLKLWWSLRQRQSLWAEFMYNKYLHKLHACEAEFQPLQSIDIFGDHTVADFVSNGQWNIPMLRQWLPENIVSTILQITPPDVVSNQPDRMVWDLEISGSFSFSSAYKVVRTVANTSIFSSSIWVKDLPAKISFFMMRMLSWRLPVQDVLQRFGVCGPSRCVCYQNPGFDSIDHVFCTGEIPRQVWKSFQVDIGEFVTPSTVKHAVIQWWLLLAKNIKLKLVYQLLPSLICWHLWKARNTAVWEGKVLSVMQIHTFVLSDLYDIFQLHFTDIGVGRYSWPYFYSSLVSWKKPFKFILVRWIPPVLTTCKLNTDGSSLGNPGRSGGGGVLRNSSGVFLLGFACYWGDIPSLHSELKALLFGVKLCVMRGFFCLHLELDSSLLVQMVKGISRCPWGLQRELDQLLTFRHFFQSVTHCYRQANLPADCLSKVGTELKSNIVYDSWLELPRLVRGDLKLDRLGYPNFRVY; this comes from the exons ATGGCAGGTCAAGCTGCCCTTCAGCCTCCGGCTGGAGGGCAATCCCTTCCTTCTCCCACATTccaaaagaaatctttttctGAACTCTTTGGTAATGCAGCTGCCCAGCCCATTTTGACTATCAATGCAGTGTCTTCGACTCATCGGGGGGAACCTGCGATTCTCTTTTCCCAAACTGATTTGACCACACTTGCTGCTCCATACAAATTTGCTTTGGTTGGTAAATTTTCTAAGGGTCGTCCCTCTATGGAGGATCTCAGGaaattcttcttttctcttgatCTAAAAGAGACTGCTAAGGTTGGTCTTTTAGACTCCAGACATGTAGTGATTAACTTGGGGAATGAGGTGGACTTTCATCGGATCTGGGCTAGAGGTATATGGTATGTTTATGGTGCCCCTATGCGTGTCTTGAAATGGTCTCCTGCTTTCCATGTGGACAAGGAGCCTTCGGTGGTTCCAGTTTGGTTTAAGTTACCAAAACTGCCGCTGCATTACTTTAACAAAGAATGCTTGTTCCAGATCGCGGGAATTTTGGGCAATCCTCTGTTTGTAGATTCTGCTACCATGGTGGCTTCAAGACCAAGTGTGGCAAGGGTGTGTGTAGAAGTAGATTTGCTAAAACCTCTTACTCCTAGGGTGTGGATTGGTAATGGTGATCATGAGAGCTTTTGGCAAGCTTTAATTCCAGAAAGCCTGCCTAAATATTGTTCCCACTGTTTTAAGCAGGGACATATCCTAGAGGATTGTCATATGCTATATCCGGATCTTAAAATTCAGAGACCGTTAGCTACCAAGAAACAGGATGGTCATGCACGTTTTCAAACTATTTCTTCACCTGCCTTGGCCACAATAGGCAAACAGGATGATCATTCTGGGAACAGCAAACAGGATGATCAATCTGGGAAAGAGGTGCATCCAATAATTGTGCCGGCTACTACGGAGGAGGATGTGGGTGTGGTTGATAAGGAGGGGCCTTCAAAAAACACGAATCCTCTTGTAGAAGAAGCAAATATTTGTACTGGGATTTTCACCGAACCTGCTGATACTCTTGCGGTGGTGTCTCAGCATGATCTTGATGGACTGGAAGATACTATAACGGTGGCTCCCACTGGTGATGGACTGGAACTTATGGATGGAAAGGAAAACCAGCAAGCCAGTTCTTCGGAGCAGAATGCGCTTGTCATTGATATATCTCATTGTGGTGTGCTGGAGGATTTGCAGGCAAAACAATCATCTGCGGTTGCGGATATCTTTAATCTTGACCCGATCATTCAACAAGTCAGTGAAAAGCTCCAACACGAGGAAGGTTTACAGGTGGTTACGCATGGCAAACCGAAAGGTGTCAGGGCTAAATTTTCATCTGATCGTTCGTTGCGATCCAAAGCCAAG TGTACTGCCCTTCAACGAGTAGAATTATGGAATAGCCTTCTTGCGGACAAGCCGACTCAGTCTGCCTGGCTTCTTGTGGGGGATTTTAATGTCATTGTCTCGGAGGAGGAGAAAAGGGGTGGGGTGCCGTTTACACCAGAGGAAGGTTGGGAATTGTTGAACTTTATGTCTCAAGCTGGAATTTTTGATGTGGGGTATTCAGGGTCTATTTTCACATGGTGCAACAATAGATATGGTCGGGCGCGTATTTGGAAGAGATTAGACAGGTTGCTTATGAATCAGGTTTCTTCCAACCTAGGCTTAGGTTTCGATGTACAACATTTGTGTAGAGACCCATCAGATCACGCTCCCTTGTTATTGTCGGCTCATACAAAATTGGATAACAAACCAAAGCCTTTTCGTTTTTTGAATTTCTGGACATCCAAACCAGAACTGTTAGACGTGGTTAGGTGCAACTGGATTGGGAATTTTTCAGGCCCTCCATTAAAGGTCCTTGCAGCCAAGCTTCGGAATGTAAAGATGGCCTTACGAATGTGGTCGCGCGAGGTATTCGGTGACATCTTTGAAGCTGTAAAGGTGGCAGAACAACGTGCTCTCAATGCTGAGGTTAGTTATGATGCTGATCCGTCTCAGCCAAATTTAGTTGTATTACACGAAGCACAAGCCCAGCTAAGGCGTTCACATGCAACTGAGAATATGTTTTGGCAACAAAAATCTAGGATTAAGTGGTTAAAGGATGGCGATAGGAACTCCAAGTATTTTCATTCTGTGGTGGTGGAACGTCAAAGTAGATCATTAATCCATCGCATCAAGTCGTCTGATGGGAAGTGGTTGGATAGCACATCTGATATTGAGGGAGAGGCTGAATCATTTTTTAAACGTTTGTTCACGGATGAATCATATGCTCAATCCTTTGAAACTCTTGAGGTTATTCCTAGATTAATCTCCTCACTTGATAATGTGATGTTGGAGAAAATCCCTTCCAAGGAAGAAGTTAAGTTGGTGGTTTTTTCTATGGATGGTGATAGCGCGGCTGGTCCAGATGGTTTCTCCGGAAAGTTTTTTACCTTTGCATGGGACATTGTGGCTGAGGATGTATATGCGGCAGTTATTAGCTTTTTCTGTGGGGAGGTTTTGCCTAGAAGTATCTCCTCAACTTCAATAGTGTTGATTCCAAAGTCGCAATCTCCACAAGACTTTACACAATTTCGTCCTATAAGTTTGTGTAACTTTATCAACAAGGTGATCTCAAAGATTTTGTCGGATAGATTGTCCCGTCTCCTTCCTAAGATTATTTCTCCTCAGCAGAGTGGATTTGTTAGAGAATGGCATATTTCAGATAATTTTTTGTTGGCTCAAGAGCTGATCTCTGGAATTCGGCAGCCCAATCAGGGGGGGAATGTGGTTTTGAAGTTGGATATGGCCAAAGCTTACGACAGAGTCTCATGGATCTTTCTGTTGCAAGTACTTCGTCGCTTTGGTTTTAGTGAGCGGTGGATTGATATGATTTGGCGATTGATTTCTAATGTCTGGTTTTCGGTTCTTATTAATGGCTCCCCATGTGGTTTTTTCCAGTCAACTCGAGGCCTGCGGCAAGGAGATCCCATTTCGCCTGCTCTTTTTATTATTGGGGCAGAGGTTTTATCTAGATCGCTGAATTCTTTGGTAGGACAGAGAGGCTTCCTTCCCTTCAAGGTCCCTACTTCATGCCCTATTGTCACGCATCTAGCTTATGCGGATGACGTGATTATTTTTTGCAGTGGAGTTAAGCGTACTTTGAAGAAAGTTATGAGTGTTTTGGAGAACTATTGTTGTGTATCTGGTCAGCAACTTAATTCTCAAAAAAGTTGCTTTGTTGATCATGAAGCTTTGACTTTACCTCGTAAACGTGTCATTTCACACATCTCAGGTTTTCAAGCTAAGTCACTTCCTCTTCGATATCTTGGCTGTACTCTCTACTCAGGGAGAAGGAAAAGCAGTTATTTTTCAGATATCTGCACTTCAGTTGCTAAGAGAATTCTGTCTTGGAAGGAGAAGCTTTTGTCATCTGGAGGGAGGTTAGTGTTACTCAAAAATGTGCTATCATCTTTGCCTATTCATGTCTTAGCTGCTACAACTCCTCCAAAGGGTGTTCTCCGCACCCTTGAGAAAGCATTTGCAAATTTTCTATGGGGCACAACTGATAAAGGGTCTCGGTATCATTGGATTGCATGGGATTCATTGTGTAAGCCGTATGCCGAAGGGGGTGTGGGAGTGAGGGCTTTGACTGATGTGTTTAATGCCTTTTCATTGAAGTTATGGTGGTCTTTAAGGCAACGTCAGTCTCTTTGGGCAGAATTTATGTACAATAAATATTTACATAAATTGCATGCTTGCGAAGCGGAATTTCAGCCTTTACAATCG ATCGACATTTTTGGAGATCACACAGTGGCGgattttgtttcaaatggtcAATGGAACATTCCAATGCTTCGACAATGGCTCCCAGAAAACATTGTATCTACGATTCTACAAATCACTCCCCCGGATGTTGTTTCTAATCAACCTGATAGGATGGTGTGGGATTTAGAAATTTCtggttcattttccttttcttcagcCTATAAGGTGGTCCGCACCGTTGCCAATACGTCAATCTTTTCATCTTCCATTTGGGTGAAAGACTTGCCAGCAAAAATCTCATTCTTTATGATGAGAATGCTATCTTGGAGACTACCGGTTCAGGATGTGTTGCAGCGCTTTGGTGTGTGCGGACCATCTCGTTGCGTTTGCTACCAAAATCCTGGATTTGATTCTATTGATCATGTTTTCTGTACAGGTGAAATCCCTCGCCAAGTTTGGAAATCGTTTCAGGTTGATATTGGCGAGTTTGTCACTCCTTCAACGGTAAAGCATGCAGTCATTCAATGGTGGTTGCTGCTAGCTAAAAACATTAAGCTTAAACTGGTTTATCAGCTGTTGCCATCGCTGATTTGCTGGCATctttggaaagctaggaatACTGCGGTTTGGGAAGGCAAGGTGTTGTCGGTCATGCAGATTCATACTTTTGTTCTTTCTGATCTCTATGACATTTTCCAATTACATTTTACAGACATTGGAGTTGGAAGGTACTCGTGGCCATATTTTTACTCTTCACTGGTGAGTTGGAAAAAACCATTTAAATTCATCCTGGTTAGGTGGATCCCTCCAGTCTTGACGACATGTAAACTGAATACCGATGGTAGTTCTCTTGGTAATCCGGGAAGGAGTGGCGGTGGGGGGGTTTTGAGAAATAGCTCGGGGGtttttttgttgggttttgCGTGTTATTGGGGTGACATACCGAGTTTACATTCAGAGTTGAAGGCTTTGTTATTTGGAGTTAAGCTTTGTGTTATGCGAGGTTTCTTTTGCTTGCATTTGGAATTAGATTCGTCACTTCTTGTCCAAATGGTTAAGGGGATTAGTAGATGTCCATGGGGTTTGCAACGAGAGCTGGACCAATTGCTCACTTTTAGGCATTTCTTTCAATCCGTCACTCATTGTTATCGTCAAGCGAATTTGCCTGCAGACTGCTTATCTAAGGTTGGAACTGAGTTAAAGTCCAACATAGTGTATGATTCATGGTTGGAATTGCCACGATTGGTTCGTGGAGACCTCAAGTTGGATAGGTTAGGTTATCCTAATTTTCGGGTTTACTAA
- the LOC140004816 gene encoding uncharacterized protein, translated as MEHDCVVFVRKCIKCQLHGDVMRTPPTELHSMTAPWPCSIWGMDVIGAIDPSASIGHRFILVAIEYFTKWVETESYKHVTKKVVTNFLRKHIICRFGVPDTLITDNVKNLNNDMVDGLCE; from the coding sequence atggagcatgattgtgtaGTTTTTGTTAGGAAATGCATCAAATGTCAATTGCATGGAGATGTTATGCGCACTCCCCCTACAGAATTACACAGTATGACTGCTCCCTGGCCATGTTCAAtatggggtatggacgtgattggagCCATTGACCCTTCCGCTTCAATCGGGCATCGATTTATTCTGGTGGCAATTGAATACTTTACTAAGTGGGTCGAAACTGAATCTTACAAGCATGTGACTAAGAAGGTGGTGACGAACTTTCTAAGGAAGCATATCATTTGTCGTTTTGGAGTGCCAGACACATTAATCACTGACAATGTCAAGAATCTCAACAATGATATGGTGGATGGACTGTGTGAATAG